Proteins from a genomic interval of Deltaproteobacteria bacterium:
- a CDS encoding cytotoxic translational repressor of toxin-antitoxin stability system yields the protein MGWTVEFTSGSRKQKNKLPRRVQDLLFQLAREIEASGPVRGDWPNYSKLPNNEHHCHLKKGKPAYVAVWREVKEKTRVVEISYAGSHEKAPYR from the coding sequence ATGGGTTGGACAGTAGAATTCACCAGCGGATCGCGAAAGCAAAAAAACAAGCTTCCGCGCAGGGTACAGGACCTCTTGTTTCAGCTTGCCCGGGAGATCGAGGCATCTGGTCCGGTTCGAGGTGACTGGCCCAACTATTCCAAGCTGCCCAATAACGAACACCACTGCCACTTAAAAAAGGGAAAGCCCGCCTATGTGGCAGTCTGGAGAGAAGTCAAAGAAAAAACCAGGGTTGTGGAGATCAGTTATGCCGGCAGTCACGAAAAAGCGCCTTACAGATGA
- a CDS encoding DUF1778 domain-containing protein produces the protein MAATKPVRKNVSKSSRIGLRATPEQEAVLRLAAEISRKSVTEFVIDSACQAAEQALLDQRIFMVSGKTYQEFLGLLDRPPQPNTGLEDLLSKPAPWLG, from the coding sequence ATGGCTGCGACAAAGCCGGTCCGAAAAAACGTTTCAAAATCCTCTCGAATCGGGCTCCGGGCCACGCCGGAACAAGAGGCTGTGCTGCGTTTAGCGGCAGAAATTTCCCGCAAGTCCGTGACGGAGTTTGTCATAGACAGCGCCTGTCAGGCCGCTGAACAGGCCCTTCTGGATCAGCGCATCTTCATGGTATCGGGGAAGACATATCAGGAGTTTTTGGGGTTGCTGGATCGTCCGCCGCAGCCCAACACCGGTTTAGAGGACCTGTTGTCGAAACCCGCCCCTTGGCTGGGATAG
- a CDS encoding prepilin-type N-terminal cleavage/methylation domain-containing protein → MKVKKAYTQMNQVKDCGFTLLEVLVAIVILSIGLLGMASLTVGIINGNSFSKKVTTATTLAQEKMEDVRRLGYSSMPSANTTTTEGYNSITGYPEFKRETETEINAPATGMKTITVTTYWNSDNNSVVLKTILAQ, encoded by the coding sequence ATGAAAGTTAAAAAGGCATATACCCAAATGAACCAAGTCAAGGACTGCGGCTTCACCCTCCTCGAGGTCCTGGTGGCGATTGTGATTCTTTCCATCGGTCTTCTGGGCATGGCCTCTCTCACCGTCGGCATTATCAACGGAAACAGTTTCAGCAAAAAAGTGACTACTGCCACTACACTGGCTCAGGAAAAGATGGAAGATGTCAGGAGATTAGGATATTCGAGCATGCCTTCGGCAAACACCACTACTACCGAAGGCTACAATTCTATCACAGGATACCCGGAATTTAAGAGAGAGACTGAAACAGAGATTAATGCCCCGGCTACCGGAATGAAAACAATAACCGTAACCACCTACTGGAACTCGGACAATAATTCGGTGGTACTCAAAACCATCCTTGCGCAATGA
- a CDS encoding carbon starvation protein A has product MGALTIMILSFAGYIIMYHLYGRFIGRRIFQLSGACKTPSCEYEDGIDFVPTKKEIIFGHHFTSIAGTGPIVGPAIAIIWGWLPALLWVFIGSIIMGAVHDFGALIISMRNQGKSISEYTAKYINNRTKIFFFLIVFLELWIVVAIFGLVIAIVFNIYPQSVLAVWVEVPIAIYLGYLIYKKGKNPLLWSIFALALMYICVFLGPWAQFKMPTIAGIPPTGIWTIILLAYAFIASTLPVTTLLQPRDFINSHQLVVAMALLVLGVLVSAFGGRLDIVAPAVQMSPAKAPSMWPFLFITIACGAISGFHSLVSSGTSSKQVRDENDSLFVGYGSMLMEGALATLVIIAVAAGIGMGYTPKGGGGTLTGVAAWTTHYSSWAAAAGLGSKITAFVDGSANMIVAMGIPKVFALAIMGVFVASFAGTTLDTATRIQRYVIAELAGDLRLNFLTGRYMATSIAVGSALILAFTAGASGSGALKLWPLFGAVNQTLAALALVIITLYLEKQGGLKWLIAGIPAVFMAIMTIWAVIINQVQFGVDQNILLQVINVVILFIAIWIVVEGVIKFFRMLGKPPEQPETVPAA; this is encoded by the coding sequence ATGGGTGCTTTAACGATCATGATATTGTCATTTGCAGGTTACATTATTATGTACCATTTGTACGGCCGGTTTATTGGCCGGAGAATCTTTCAGCTTTCAGGGGCCTGCAAAACACCTTCCTGTGAATATGAGGACGGCATCGACTTCGTCCCAACGAAAAAGGAGATCATTTTCGGTCACCACTTTACCTCCATTGCGGGTACCGGCCCGATTGTCGGGCCTGCAATCGCCATTATCTGGGGCTGGCTCCCGGCCCTGTTGTGGGTTTTCATCGGCAGTATCATCATGGGCGCCGTCCATGATTTCGGGGCGCTCATCATTTCCATGCGAAACCAGGGGAAATCCATCTCCGAATACACCGCCAAGTACATCAACAACCGCACCAAGATCTTCTTCTTCCTTATCGTGTTTTTGGAACTGTGGATTGTCGTCGCCATCTTCGGACTGGTGATCGCCATCGTGTTCAACATTTACCCCCAATCGGTCCTGGCGGTCTGGGTCGAAGTTCCCATCGCCATCTACCTGGGCTACCTTATTTATAAAAAAGGCAAGAACCCTCTGCTCTGGTCCATCTTCGCCCTGGCCTTGATGTACATCTGTGTCTTCCTCGGGCCCTGGGCCCAGTTCAAGATGCCCACCATTGCGGGGATTCCGCCCACCGGTATCTGGACCATCATTCTGCTCGCGTATGCCTTTATCGCATCCACCCTGCCGGTAACCACCCTGCTTCAGCCCCGGGACTTCATCAACTCCCACCAGCTGGTCGTGGCCATGGCGTTGCTGGTCCTGGGGGTCCTGGTCTCCGCCTTTGGCGGCAGACTTGATATCGTGGCGCCGGCCGTCCAGATGTCGCCGGCCAAAGCGCCCTCCATGTGGCCGTTCCTGTTCATCACCATCGCCTGCGGCGCCATCTCCGGATTTCACTCCCTGGTGTCATCCGGGACCTCGTCCAAACAGGTGCGGGATGAAAACGATTCCCTGTTCGTGGGATATGGTTCCATGCTCATGGAAGGGGCACTGGCCACCCTGGTGATCATCGCGGTGGCCGCCGGCATCGGCATGGGGTACACGCCCAAGGGAGGGGGCGGAACCCTGACCGGCGTTGCTGCATGGACCACCCATTATTCCTCCTGGGCCGCAGCAGCGGGCCTGGGCTCCAAAATCACCGCTTTTGTGGACGGGTCCGCCAACATGATCGTGGCCATGGGCATTCCGAAAGTCTTTGCATTGGCCATCATGGGGGTATTCGTGGCCTCCTTTGCGGGAACCACCCTGGATACGGCCACCCGGATCCAACGGTACGTCATTGCCGAGCTTGCCGGGGATTTGAGGCTCAACTTCTTGACAGGCCGGTATATGGCCACCTCAATCGCGGTAGGAAGCGCCCTGATCCTCGCCTTTACTGCGGGTGCCAGTGGATCGGGGGCATTGAAACTGTGGCCGCTGTTTGGAGCCGTCAATCAAACCCTGGCGGCCCTTGCCCTGGTCATCATCACCCTCTATCTGGAAAAACAGGGCGGCCTGAAGTGGCTGATTGCCGGAATCCCCGCCGTGTTCATGGCGATTATGACCATCTGGGCCGTTATCATCAACCAGGTACAATTTGGTGTAGACCAAAATATATTGCTGCAAGTGATCAATGTCGTCATTCTCTTCATCGCCATCTGGATCGTTGTGGAGGGCGTGATCAAATTTTTCCGAATGCTCGGAAAACCACCTGAACAACCAGAAACCGTACCGGCGGCGTAA
- the nifJ gene encoding pyruvate:ferredoxin (flavodoxin) oxidoreductase produces MSEKKTIEGNEAASHVAYAMSDVAAIYPITPSSSMGEYADEWAAHGRKNIFGQTLKVVEMQSEAGAAGAVHGALSAGALATTFTASQGLLLMIPNMYKIAGELMPAVFHVSARTIATHALSIFGDHSDINAVRQTGYSMIASASVQENMDLALVTHLAAIRSGMPFIHFFDGFRTSNEIQKIELIDYDDMASLVDWDAIEDFRSRAMNPEYPQLRGTAQNPDIFFQNREAANSFYEPIPDIVQEEMKKVGDLVGRQYHIFDYVGDPEADRVIVSMASSCDTIEETVNYLIGAGERVGLVKVRLYTPFSADYFLRALPATARAIAVLDRTKSPGAIGEPLYRDVCTLFHERGNAPVIAGGRYGLGSKDFTPTMVKAVFDNLKSRAPKNHFTVGIVDDVTYTSLDLGEEIDPSPEGTVRCKFWGLGADGTVGANKNSIKIIGENTDMFAQAYFAYDAKKSGGITMSHLRFSPHRIQSPYLLTRSDFIACHNPSFVNQYDILDGIRKGGAFLLNSPWTAEEMETRLPDHMKRTIRQKELDFYNIDAVKIAEELGLGGRINMIMQAAFFKIANIIPAEQALDYVKAAIKKTYGKKGDKVVRMNVDAVDKTLAALQKIDVPEAWATAGHEAYMEKDEPEFVKEVMRPMLAQQGDSLPVSAMPPDGIFPTSTTRYEKRGIAIHVPEWQPEHCIQCNQCAFVCPHAVIRPVLAHEEDLKDAPADFITLEAKGKELKGLRFRVQISPLDCTGCGNCAQVCPSKQKALIMKPLGTQKDMQVPNHAFSTSLPVLDDVMPATSVKGSQFRQPLFEFSGACPGCGETSYIKLVTQLYGDRMIIANATGCSSIYGGSAPVCPYTVNAEGYGPAWANSLFEDNAEYGFGMELAVSQRRGKLADLVREATAEEDISDELRDAMQDWLDNMEDGDASRETGNRLVDAIESEMREAGEEVNPLLLEILGRRDYLTKKSIWIIGGDGWAYDIGYGGLDHVIASGRDVNILVLDTEVYSNTGGQSSKSTPTGAVAKFAASGKATRKKDLGQMAMTYGYVYVASVAMGANKNQLLKAVREAESYHGPSLIIAYAPCINHGINMGLSQEEEKRAVEAGYWILYRFDPRLKEEGKNPLVLDSKEPTGDFREFLMGEVRYSSLTRTFPEHADTLFKKAETDMRERYAAYKRMASEGTETKSAAGSEG; encoded by the coding sequence ATGAGCGAAAAAAAGACGATTGAAGGGAACGAAGCCGCATCTCACGTGGCCTATGCCATGAGCGATGTGGCGGCCATTTATCCCATCACCCCCTCCAGCAGCATGGGGGAGTATGCAGACGAGTGGGCAGCCCATGGCCGCAAGAACATCTTCGGCCAGACCCTCAAGGTGGTAGAGATGCAATCAGAGGCCGGCGCGGCCGGCGCGGTTCACGGGGCACTTTCAGCCGGGGCCCTGGCCACCACATTCACCGCCTCCCAGGGACTTCTCCTCATGATCCCCAACATGTACAAGATCGCCGGCGAACTCATGCCCGCGGTCTTCCATGTATCGGCCAGGACCATCGCCACCCATGCCCTCTCCATCTTCGGCGATCACTCGGACATCAACGCGGTGCGTCAGACCGGCTATTCCATGATCGCCTCTGCCTCGGTGCAGGAAAACATGGACCTGGCCCTGGTAACTCATCTGGCGGCCATTCGGAGCGGTATGCCGTTCATCCACTTCTTTGATGGGTTTCGGACATCCAATGAGATCCAGAAGATCGAGCTGATCGACTACGACGACATGGCCTCTCTGGTGGACTGGGATGCCATCGAAGATTTCAGGAGCCGGGCCATGAATCCTGAATACCCGCAACTGCGGGGCACTGCCCAGAATCCGGACATCTTTTTCCAGAACCGGGAGGCTGCAAACTCCTTTTATGAACCGATTCCGGACATTGTCCAGGAAGAGATGAAAAAGGTGGGGGACCTGGTGGGCCGGCAGTACCATATCTTTGACTATGTCGGCGACCCCGAGGCCGACCGGGTCATCGTCTCCATGGCTTCCAGTTGCGATACGATCGAAGAAACGGTCAACTACCTGATAGGAGCGGGGGAACGGGTCGGCCTCGTCAAGGTACGTCTCTATACCCCCTTTTCAGCAGACTATTTTCTGAGGGCACTCCCTGCCACGGCCCGGGCCATTGCGGTCCTCGACCGGACCAAGTCCCCGGGGGCCATCGGCGAACCGCTCTATCGGGATGTCTGCACCCTGTTTCACGAACGGGGCAACGCCCCTGTGATCGCAGGAGGGAGATACGGGCTCGGGAGCAAGGATTTCACCCCCACCATGGTCAAGGCTGTTTTCGACAATCTCAAGTCCAGGGCCCCCAAGAATCACTTCACCGTGGGCATTGTGGATGATGTGACGTACACCTCCCTCGATCTGGGCGAGGAGATCGATCCCTCTCCCGAGGGGACTGTCCGGTGCAAATTCTGGGGCCTGGGAGCGGACGGCACAGTGGGGGCCAACAAGAACTCCATCAAGATCATCGGTGAAAACACGGATATGTTCGCCCAGGCCTATTTTGCCTACGATGCCAAAAAATCGGGGGGGATTACCATGTCGCACCTGAGGTTTTCCCCCCACCGGATCCAGTCACCCTACCTCCTGACCCGGTCCGATTTTATTGCGTGCCACAACCCGTCATTTGTCAACCAGTATGACATACTGGACGGGATACGGAAAGGCGGGGCATTCCTCCTCAACTCCCCCTGGACCGCCGAAGAGATGGAGACCCGGCTCCCGGACCACATGAAACGGACGATCCGGCAGAAGGAACTCGATTTTTACAACATCGACGCGGTCAAAATCGCCGAAGAACTCGGTTTAGGGGGTCGCATCAACATGATCATGCAGGCGGCCTTCTTCAAGATCGCCAACATCATCCCGGCCGAGCAGGCCCTCGATTATGTCAAGGCGGCCATTAAAAAGACCTACGGCAAGAAAGGCGACAAGGTGGTCCGCATGAACGTCGACGCCGTTGACAAGACCCTGGCCGCCCTCCAGAAGATCGATGTTCCGGAGGCCTGGGCCACGGCCGGACACGAGGCCTATATGGAAAAAGACGAGCCCGAGTTTGTGAAAGAGGTCATGCGGCCCATGCTGGCCCAGCAGGGGGACAGCCTCCCGGTGAGCGCCATGCCTCCGGACGGTATTTTCCCCACGTCCACTACCCGCTATGAAAAGCGGGGCATCGCCATCCATGTGCCGGAGTGGCAGCCCGAACACTGTATTCAGTGCAACCAGTGCGCCTTTGTCTGCCCCCACGCGGTCATCCGTCCGGTACTGGCGCATGAAGAAGATCTCAAAGACGCCCCTGCCGACTTTATTACCCTCGAGGCCAAGGGAAAGGAACTGAAGGGGTTGCGGTTCCGCGTCCAGATCAGCCCCCTTGACTGCACCGGGTGCGGCAACTGCGCCCAGGTGTGCCCGTCCAAGCAGAAGGCCCTTATCATGAAGCCGCTGGGCACACAAAAGGACATGCAGGTTCCTAATCATGCCTTTTCCACAAGTCTCCCCGTACTGGACGACGTGATGCCGGCGACTTCGGTAAAGGGCTCCCAGTTCAGGCAGCCCCTGTTTGAATTTTCAGGGGCCTGTCCGGGATGCGGCGAGACCTCTTATATCAAGCTGGTCACCCAGCTATACGGCGACCGTATGATAATTGCCAATGCCACCGGGTGTTCGTCCATCTATGGCGGGTCGGCCCCGGTCTGCCCGTATACGGTCAATGCGGAGGGGTATGGACCGGCATGGGCCAATTCCCTGTTCGAGGACAATGCCGAGTATGGATTCGGCATGGAACTGGCGGTCAGCCAGCGACGGGGGAAACTGGCCGACCTGGTGCGCGAGGCCACGGCAGAGGAGGATATCTCAGACGAGCTTCGTGATGCCATGCAGGACTGGCTCGACAATATGGAGGACGGCGACGCATCCAGGGAGACGGGGAACAGACTGGTGGATGCCATCGAATCGGAAATGAGAGAGGCCGGGGAGGAGGTTAATCCGCTGCTCCTGGAGATTCTTGGCAGGAGAGACTACCTCACCAAGAAGTCGATCTGGATCATCGGCGGGGACGGTTGGGCCTATGATATCGGTTACGGCGGACTCGATCATGTGATCGCTTCGGGCCGCGACGTCAATATCCTGGTGCTGGACACAGAGGTCTATTCCAACACCGGGGGCCAGTCTTCCAAGTCAACCCCCACCGGGGCCGTGGCCAAATTCGCAGCCAGCGGCAAAGCCACCCGGAAAAAGGATCTGGGCCAGATGGCCATGACCTACGGATACGTCTACGTGGCATCGGTGGCCATGGGAGCCAACAAGAACCAGCTCCTGAAGGCGGTGCGGGAAGCGGAAAGCTATCACGGCCCCTCCCTCATCATCGCCTATGCCCCCTGCATCAACCATGGCATCAATATGGGCCTCAGTCAGGAAGAGGAGAAGCGGGCCGTGGAGGCGGGATACTGGATCCTGTACCGGTTTGATCCCAGGCTCAAGGAAGAAGGCAAAAACCCCCTGGTCCTGGATTCCAAGGAACCCACCGGCGATTTCAGGGAGTTCCTTATGGGCGAGGTGCGCTACTCCTCCCTGACCCGGACCTTTCCTGAACATGCCGACACCCTCTTTAAGAAGGCCGAGACCGACATGCGGGAGAGGTACGCGGCCTATAAACGGATGGCATCGGAGGGCACTGAAACAAAAAGCGCTGCCGGATCCGAGGGATAG
- a CDS encoding helix-turn-helix domain-containing protein, whose protein sequence is MPAVTKKRLTDDMVTLRLHVRRRNADRIREYARIVESEEDRTYSVAEVFPEYLGKESQVALRAYRTREDLTQKDLSLRTGIPQHHISEMENGKRAIGKERARKLAEALKVSDYRVFL, encoded by the coding sequence ATGCCGGCAGTCACGAAAAAGCGCCTTACAGATGATATGGTCACCTTGCGGCTCCATGTTCGCCGCCGCAACGCAGACAGGATAAGAGAGTATGCCCGGATCGTAGAATCGGAAGAGGATCGCACATACTCTGTGGCTGAGGTTTTCCCTGAATATCTCGGGAAAGAGAGCCAAGTCGCTTTGCGTGCCTATAGAACAAGAGAAGACCTTACACAGAAGGACCTTTCATTGAGGACCGGCATCCCGCAGCACCACATCAGTGAAATGGAGAACGGCAAACGCGCCATCGGGAAAGAACGCGCCCGCAAGCTTGCCGAAGCATTAAAGGTCTCCGACTATCGGGTATTTCTGTGA
- the lepB gene encoding signal peptidase I yields MVKKKSTFREYAEAAVIAIILALFIRTFVVQAFKIPSGSMEPTLLVGDHILVNKFLYGVKIPFINKTLIPVSEPEHDDVIVFIYPVDRSKDFIKRVIGLPGDEIRIVDSAIYLNGEPYKDAHGYYSDQGKSYINKGAKNQFGPVTVPEDHLFVMGDNRNHSYDSRFWGFVPMKDVKGKAFIIYWSWPHWKRFLHIID; encoded by the coding sequence ATGGTGAAGAAAAAAAGCACCTTTCGAGAATATGCCGAGGCAGCGGTCATTGCTATTATCCTCGCCCTTTTTATCCGCACCTTTGTGGTGCAGGCCTTCAAGATCCCCTCCGGCTCCATGGAGCCGACCCTTCTGGTAGGGGATCATATCCTCGTCAACAAGTTTCTGTACGGCGTCAAGATCCCGTTCATCAACAAGACCCTGATCCCGGTCAGCGAACCCGAGCATGATGATGTGATCGTTTTCATATATCCGGTGGATCGGAGCAAGGATTTTATCAAGCGGGTCATCGGCCTCCCCGGCGATGAAATCAGAATAGTGGACAGCGCCATCTATTTGAATGGAGAGCCTTATAAAGACGCGCACGGATATTATTCGGATCAGGGAAAAAGTTATATCAACAAGGGGGCGAAGAACCAGTTCGGACCTGTCACGGTTCCCGAGGATCACCTCTTCGTCATGGGCGACAACCGCAATCACAGCTACGACAGCAGGTTCTGGGGATTTGTCCCCATGAAAGATGTCAAGGGGAAGGCCTTTATCATCTACTGGTCATGGCCCCACTGGAAACGGTTTCTGCATATCATTGATTGA
- a CDS encoding GspH/FimT family protein, giving the protein MAADLQRKAFQRNPKAEAMALKTDKSKKAITPHISRQAGFTLMEMMIVIAVIAIGAAIAIPSFMSMLPGMRLNGAARMVMGDLMAARMKAVKLNQRTKVFFDNTHQYRICDDADNNGTVDDGEGDVISKDIHNEYHDVNLDLDNTGDPVFSPRGTATNRTITLVNSEGSKSITISIAGRVKIN; this is encoded by the coding sequence TTGGCTGCGGACCTTCAACGAAAAGCATTTCAGAGGAATCCAAAAGCTGAAGCTATGGCATTGAAAACCGACAAATCAAAGAAGGCAATAACGCCTCATATCTCACGGCAAGCCGGATTCACATTGATGGAGATGATGATTGTCATCGCCGTTATCGCGATCGGTGCCGCCATTGCCATTCCGAGCTTCATGTCCATGCTCCCGGGCATGCGCCTCAACGGCGCCGCCCGCATGGTGATGGGGGATCTCATGGCCGCGAGGATGAAGGCGGTTAAATTAAACCAGAGGACAAAAGTTTTCTTTGATAATACCCATCAATACAGGATATGTGATGATGCGGACAATAACGGGACGGTGGATGACGGAGAGGGTGACGTCATAAGTAAGGATATTCATAATGAATACCACGACGTAAACTTGGATTTGGACAACACCGGTGACCCGGTTTTCTCTCCGAGAGGCACTGCCACCAATCGAACTATCACTTTAGTCAATTCCGAGGGTTCTAAAAGTATTACAATCTCGATTGCCGGTAGGGTAAAGATTAATTGA
- a CDS encoding GNAT family N-acetyltransferase — protein sequence MTLIGPEPLHKGHLLDSFDCGKSGMNGWLMRHAFQAQSAGSARTFVVTEDRHVVGYYSLTVGEVATLYAPERIRKGMGNYPIPVVILVRLAVSLSHQGHGIGRGLLQDAIGRTLRIAEQAGIRALLTHPLDDEASRFYRRFGFASSPLRENQLLLLLKDARRLFPSP from the coding sequence ATGACGCTGATCGGTCCCGAGCCTCTTCACAAAGGGCATCTTCTCGACTCCTTCGACTGCGGCAAGTCGGGTATGAACGGTTGGCTCATGCGGCACGCCTTCCAAGCTCAATCCGCTGGTTCAGCCAGGACCTTTGTCGTAACTGAGGATCGCCACGTTGTAGGATACTACAGCCTGACGGTCGGAGAAGTGGCCACCCTGTATGCCCCCGAGCGTATCCGGAAGGGTATGGGAAATTACCCTATTCCTGTCGTGATTCTCGTTAGGCTTGCCGTGTCTCTCAGCCATCAGGGTCACGGTATTGGAAGAGGGCTCCTCCAGGATGCCATCGGGCGCACACTGCGGATTGCCGAACAGGCCGGGATACGAGCTCTGCTGACCCACCCCCTTGACGACGAGGCATCCCGATTCTACCGGCGTTTTGGTTTCGCTTCCTCCCCGCTTCGGGAAAATCAACTCCTCCTCCTCCTCAAAGATGCACGCAGATTATTCCCAAGTCCCTGA
- a CDS encoding pyridoxamine 5'-phosphate oxidase family protein produces the protein MERKEKEIKDSAEIAAVIRKADICRLALSVDNRPYIVPLNFGFDGDCLYFHTAQAGKKIDMIRQNAAVCFELEAGCGLVRAETPCDWSMTYQSVVGYGTASLLKGAEEKRRALDVIMEHYSGRPGQYPDRLVDRLAIIRVTIQSMTGKRSGN, from the coding sequence ATGGAAAGAAAGGAAAAGGAAATCAAAGACAGCGCGGAAATAGCGGCGGTCATTCGAAAGGCGGATATCTGCAGGCTCGCGCTCTCGGTGGACAACCGGCCCTATATCGTCCCCCTTAATTTCGGGTTTGATGGGGATTGCCTCTATTTCCATACGGCACAGGCCGGCAAGAAGATTGACATGATCAGACAGAACGCCGCGGTCTGTTTTGAGCTGGAGGCGGGCTGTGGCCTGGTCCGCGCGGAAACCCCCTGCGACTGGTCCATGACGTACCAGAGCGTTGTGGGATATGGAACCGCATCCCTGTTGAAGGGAGCGGAGGAAAAAAGACGGGCACTGGATGTCATCATGGAACATTATTCAGGGCGACCGGGGCAATATCCCGATCGCCTGGTGGATCGACTCGCCATCATCCGGGTAACCATCCAAAGCATGACCGGTAAACGGTCGGGGAATTGA
- a CDS encoding NUDIX hydrolase yields MKREYPEHPLVGVAAVVFDDASVWLARRNQEPSRGLWSLPGGLVELGEAHLEALARELREELSISMAVGGLAGVFDKIFRDPEGRIRYHYVVVDYWGWITRGRPTPASDVSEVRKIPLDQLDGFGLDPELLLTVRTAETAWRNRIRGAG; encoded by the coding sequence ATGAAAAGAGAATATCCGGAGCATCCACTCGTCGGGGTAGCGGCGGTGGTATTTGATGACGCATCCGTCTGGTTGGCCCGGCGGAATCAGGAGCCGTCCAGGGGGTTGTGGAGCCTCCCTGGCGGGCTGGTGGAATTGGGGGAAGCCCATCTGGAGGCGCTGGCAAGGGAACTGCGGGAAGAACTCTCCATCTCCATGGCCGTCGGCGGGCTGGCGGGCGTCTTTGACAAGATCTTTCGAGATCCGGAAGGCCGGATCCGGTACCATTATGTGGTGGTGGATTATTGGGGATGGATCACCCGCGGCCGGCCGACCCCTGCATCGGATGTGAGCGAAGTTCGCAAGATCCCCCTGGATCAACTTGATGGATTTGGGCTCGACCCGGAACTGTTGCTGACCGTTCGAACCGCTGAAACAGCCTGGAGGAATCGGATACGGGGCGCCGGATAG